In Tenebrio molitor chromosome 8, icTenMoli1.1, whole genome shotgun sequence, a genomic segment contains:
- the eIF4EHP gene encoding eukaryotic translation initiation factor 4E type 2: protein MVYIVDKPTTNTNMSNKYEPLKHHTENSDSGSGDDEVGPYITDLGSIEYPPGEHKLQHPYCLWFSKRPSHVQGSQGYSQALRLVGQVGTVEQWWALYSHIVRLQDIPAHRDLHLFKKGIKPMWEDAANKKGGKWVIRLRKEQAGRAWENLCMAMLGEQFMAGNEICGVVVSTRYQEYLLSIWNRTASDQATTARIRDALKRLLNIPASATMEYKTHNDCLKASKNIPNNSLKS, encoded by the exons ATGGTATACATCGTCGATAAACCAACCACAAACACCAACATGTCCAACAAATACGAGCC ATTGAAACACCATACGGAAAATTCAGACAGCGGTAGCGGTGACGACGAAGTGGGTCCATACATTACAGACCTTGGTTCGATAGAATACCCACCAGGAGAGCACAAGTTGCAACATCCTTATTGTTTATGGTTTTCAAAAAGGCCATCCCATGTACAAGGGTCACAAGGATATAGTCAGGCCTTGAGGCTTGTGGGGCAGGTTGGGACTGTGGAGCAGTGGTGGGCCTTGTACTCACACATTGTTCGACTGCAAGATATACCAGCACACAGAGATCTACACTTGTTTAAAAAAGGTATTAAACCCATGTGGGAGGATGCTGCCAACAAAAAAGGGGGCAAATGG GTGATAAGGTTAAGGAAAGAACAAGCTGGTAGGGCTTGGGAAAATCTCTGTATGGCCATGTTAGGAGAACAGTTTATG GCAGGGAATGAAATTTGTGGTGTGGTGGTCTCAACCAGGTATCAGGAATACCTCTTGAGTATCTGGAATCGGACTGCTTCTGACCAAGCAACCACAGCTAGAATAAGAGATGCACTTAAAAGACTACTTAATATTCCAGCTAGTGCAACTATGGAATACAAAACACACAATGATTGTCTCAA AGCCTCAAAGAACATCC